The Cloeon dipterum chromosome X, ieCloDipt1.1, whole genome shotgun sequence genome includes a window with the following:
- the Kif3C gene encoding osmotic avoidance abnormal protein 3, with protein MGETVKVVVRCRPMNAKEVDMGCKNVVNMDPVCCTCYLSNPNEPSAPHKAFRFDGVYDATSTTENVYNEVAYPLIEGVPEGYNCTIFAYGQTGCGKSFTMQGPKEPASQRGIIPRALEQLFEAAAVSEAKFLLTASFLEIHNEEIRDLLNPANQKNRLELREHPEKGVYVHDLSSHPVHSKNQCVDLMERGWALRAVGATLMNADSSRSHCIFCVNVERMDVLSDGSSGVRRGKLNLVDLAGSERQAKTGATGDRLKEATKINLSLSALGNVISALVDGRTRHVPYRDSKLTRLLQDSLGGNTKTLMVACLSPADYNYDETLSTLRYAHRAKSIENKPRINEDPKDAVIRQYQTEIEQLKMLLSGSVSSSVLPLNNNVGSHAEVEDLRARFEEEQRNKARLQQDLEELKSSYAQLTQLNKVGRSQETEGEEDVKMASPELVEQSSSTLQQSVLQRLRDLQSNMVGGELAHDTALKEKRQRQRKASERRLKALATALSKKDDEEAAVLQVYDDIEQELAAKSDALRKARAKIRSFEREIKDLQREFEIERTDYLETIRRQDRNLQLLQQITAKMAPLVKPECNYSDVERVKGEAVWVEDLQKWRLPETSIGRTRLPPAGSTTPPKQVVQPMLVLNPSNTAPAKLGASTSTPSSPEPPVNAGDTLKQKLEKGAQENLAANYFKPKRATELLIKAQEENTGRQWIAQQWREARRGGQLLATSLTSLSSSAGPTLEMAALSGNNNSPMLNRSNVAWAHDSTPDLFISRKPARLEALPLLAEKIGNRKRVKAELNTLDLI; from the exons ATGGGCGAAACGGTGAAAGTGGTTGTGCGGTGCAGGCCGATGAACGCCAAAGAAGTCGACATGGGCTGCAAA AACGTGGTGAATATGGATCCAGTTTGCTGCACCTGTTATCTGAGCAACCCCAACGAGCCGAGCGCGCCGCACAAAGCGTTCAGGTTCGACGGCGTCTACGATGCGACCAGCACCACGGAAAATGTCTACAACGAAGTGGCCTATCCGTTGATAGAG GGAGTTCCTGAAGGCTACAACTGCACGATTTTCGCGTACGGGCAGACGGGTTGCGGCAAGAGTTTCACGATGCAGGGGCCGAAGGAGCCGGCCAGCCAGCGCGGCATCATCCCCCGAGCCCTTGAGCAGCTTTTCGAGGCGGCTGCTGTCAGCGAGGCCAAATTTCTGCTGACTGCCTCCTTTTTAGAAATCCATAACGAGGAAATCAGAGACCTGCTCAATCCTGCCAATCAGAAAAATAGACTGGAACTTAGAGAACATCCGGAAAAGGGCGTCTATGTGCATG acCTTTCGAGTCACCCTGTGCACAGCAAAAACCAATGCGTGGATTTGATGGAGCGGGGGTGGGCGCTGCGGGCGGTAGGGGCCACCCTGATGAACGCGGACTCGTCGCGCAGCCACTGCATCTTCTGCGTCAACGTGGAGCGCATGGACGTGCTGAGCGACGGCAGCAGCGGCGTGCGTCGCGGAAAGTTGAACCTGGTGGACCTGGCCGGCAGCGAGCGGCAGGCCAAAACCGGCGCCACCGGCGACAGACTGAAGGAAGCCACCAAGATCAACCTGTCCCTGAGCGCGCTCGGCAACGTCATCTCGGCCCTGGTCGACGGACGCACCAGACACGTGCCCTACAGAGATTCAAAACTCACCCGCCTGCTGCAG GACTCGCTGGGCGGCAACACGAAAACCTTGATGGTGGCTTGTCTGTCGCCGGCCGACTACAACTACGACGAGACCCTGAGCACGCTGCGCTACGCGCACAGGGCAAAGAGCATCGAGAACAAGCCGAGAATCAACGAAGATCCGAAAGACGCCGTCATCCGGCAGTACCAGACGGAAATCGAGCAGCTGAAAATGCTTCTCAGCGGCAGTGTGTCGTCGTCGGTGTTGCCGCTGAACAACAACGTCGGCAGCCACGCCGAGGTTGAGGACCTGCGCGCCAGATTCGAAGAGGAACAGCGCAACAAGGCGCGCCTCCAGCAGGACCTGGAGGAGCTCAAGTCTTCCTACGCACAGCTCACTCAGCTAAATAAG GTTGGCCGGTCGCAAGAGACCGAAGGAGAGGAAGACGTGAAAATGGCCTCTCCAGAGTTAGTGGAGCAGTCGTCGAGCACGCTACAGCAGTCAGTTCTTCAGAG aTTGCGAGACCTGCAGTCGAACATGGTGGGTGGGGAGCTGGCGCACGACACGGCGCTGAAAGAAAAACGGCAGCGCCAACGGAAGGCGTCAGAGCGTCGGCTGAAAGCGTTGGCCACGGCGCTCAGCAAAAAAGACGACGAAGAAGCGGCCGTCCTGCAGGTCTACGACGACATCGAGCAGGAGTTGGCGGCCAAGAGCGACGCCCTGCGCAAGGCAAGGGCCAAAATTCGCTCTTTCGAACGCGAAATCAAAGACCTGCAGCGCGAATTCGAGATCGAACGCACCGACTATTTGGAAACGATCCGTCGGCAGGACCGAAATCTGCAGCTCCTGCAGCAAATCACGGCAAAAATGGCGCCGCTGGTCAAACCCGAGTGCAACTACAGCGACGTCGAACGCGTCAAAGGAGAGGCCGTGTGGGTGGAGGACCTGCAGAAGTGGCGCCTGCCCGAAACCTCGATCGGCCGCACGCGCCTCCCGCCCGCCGGCTCCACCACGCCGCCCAAGCAGGTTGTCCAACCGATGCTCGTGCTCAATCCGTCCAACACCGCTCCTGCTAAGCTTGGCGCTTCCACCAGCACCCCATCCTCCCCTGAGCCACCTGTCAATGCCGGCGATACCTTGAAACAg aaACTGGAGAAAGGTGCTCAAGAAAACTTGGCGGCCAACTACTTCAAGCCGAAGCGAGCGACAGAGCTGCTGATTAAGGCCCAAGAAGAAAACACTGGAAGGCAGTGGATTGCGCAGCAATGGAGAG AGGCGAGAAGAGGCGGACAGTTGCTGGCGACTAGTCTGACGAGTCTCAGCTCCAGCGCCGGACCCACGCTGGAAATGGCTGCTCTTTCCGGAAATAACAACTCTCCAATGCTCAACCGAAGCAACGTTGCCTGGG CACATGACAGTACGCCTGACCTCTTTATCTCCCGGAAGCCGGCCCGCTTGGAAGCACTGCCCCTTCTCgccgagaaaattggcaacaGGAAGAGAGTCAAAGCGGAGCTAAACACGTTGGATCTCATATGA